In Drosophila subpulchrella strain 33 F10 #4 breed RU33 chromosome X, RU_Dsub_v1.1 Primary Assembly, whole genome shotgun sequence, the DNA window TGGCCACGAGGCCGCTGTGGAGGGCAGTGCTGGCATCCGCCCGATCGCCCAGGCGCAGCAGCCAATTGACGTGGGGCACAGTCCACCCGGGGCCCACCTTGGTGCAAGCATCCATGTGCGAGAAGGCGGGCTCAAAGGCAGCGGACGGAGTGGCGAAGACCAGGTCGCACAGGCTGCACACGCTGAGGCCTAAACCCAAACATTGGGCCTCGACAAAGGCCACCAGGAGCTTACGGTGCGCCAGCAGCTGTTTGGCCAGTGAGCGCATCACAAAGTTTGCCGCCCTCTCGTGAATATACTGCTCCTCGGCATCGTTGGTGCCCACCGCTTCCTGCTGGCCCGCCATCTGCCGCATTCTCTTCTCCTGACCCTGTTTCAGGGCCAGCGATTCCGCTTCGCCGTCGCATCCTGCACAGAACTCTCCCGACAACACCACCAGCTGGACACCGGTATCCGCAGTGGCCAGATCCAGCGCGCGCATCAGCTCGTAGATGGTGCGGCGATTCCATCGCCGCTGGAAGTTGATGTGGAGCAACCCAGGGCGCTGTTTAACGACCAGCTCCCTGAAGTGCTTGCAGCTCCTCTCGTGCGTGGCCATCGTAGCTGCTCCACGATCGAGACTGACATCAGCAGACTGCTAAAAGACAAGGCGAACGTAAACATCTGAGCTTATCAGATGGTCAAAGTGCAGCGACGCCTTCATCTCACGCATCTTTTGTGCTCAATTCCATGCGATAATCAACGCATTTGCTGCTGGCAAATTCCATTGGTGTGTATGCTAAATATATACAATCTTTATGGACCTTATTCGGGTTATCTATGCTTTCCTCTGTGGGCTAGCTAGGCGTTTTAAATCTTCCAGCTTAACGATGTAGATATCCGAGTTCTTCAGGTTCAGGGAACTTTATTAGCTACGTAAGAACTATGTTAATAATATACAAGTGCCTCTCAGACACGCCCTCCGGAATAAATAACCAATGGACAACAATCAGTGCTCGTCCAAGTGTGAGAACTTCTTGCGCAGCTTCTCGCGCCTCTCCTTCTTCACGTGACGCCAAGGCTTGGCTGCCGGATCACTGCCGGCCACCAGGGAGCCGTCGTTGGCCAGGCGCACATTCGGGAAGTTGGCGCGTCCCTTGACGTGAACGTGGGTGGGCTTGGCGGAGAAGAACTGATTGTCCAGCTCCTTGGACGTGCTCTTGTTAATCTGAGGGACAAGAAATATAAGTAAGCGGGTGTAAGGCTAGTGCAAATGCAAAATCTCACCCGCATAGCTCGCTGCTGCTTGCTGGGCAGTTGCGATTCCTCGACGACCTTGCGCTGGCGCTCGGGGAAAGTGTGATACTCTGCCTGGGTCACCGAGGGCGGACCCATGGCGTAAAGCAGTCTGCCATTGACGTAGTCTTTTAGCACATATCTGGCAGAGCGCGCCTGATCCGGTTGTCCGTTGGAGGTCATAAACCCGCGATTGTCTGAGACATACCGAAAAGAAAGAGAAAGGGTGAGTTGTAAAAAATGAGATAGTACAAAAAGCTGGGCATTATGTACTCACATCCATAGGCCAGCAGCAGCTCCTCGGAATGCGGTGGCCGCTCCATGTCCTCGCCTTCCAGCGGCTTGGCTATCACGATACCGTATTTGTCCTCAAGGACATGGCGCGGAATGCGCTCGCACAGCAGGTTGACGGCGGGCACGTGGTCGCGCATCTGGTCGATGGGCAGGATGCCGTTGAGCAACATGTCCGCCTTGGTCAGAACGAAGCTGGGCATCACCAGACCGGGACAGTCGCAGAGCAGTATGTCCTTGTCCAGGAAAAGCGTCTGAAAGCGTTTAGTTTTGCCGGGCGTGGCCGAAACGGACACCTTCTTCACTGTCATCAGCGAGTTAATTGTGCTGCTCTTGCCCACATTGGGATAGCCAACCATGCCGATGGTCACGTGCTGATCCGTGTGTCTCGGACCGGTGTAAATGTGGCGCAGAAACTCAATTAGCTCCAGGCGCGACAGCAAACGGGGACTATTCTTATCCCCAGGTAGTTGAGGCAGCCGCTCGGCTTCTTCCTCTTTATCCACCTTTAGTTTCTGTTCGATGGCGCTCAATGCGTTCTCCACCTTGTCCAGCGACTGGTGGATCTCCTCGGCTGCCTGGCGCAGCTCTTGTACCTCGGGAAAGGATTCCTGGCGCGCCGTCTCCGCCTCTCGCTTTAACTCCTCCTCCACCAGGGTGGCCGAGTAAAAGGCCGTGCGAATGCCCTCGCTGTCGAAGTACTCCGCCCAGTGACGACGTTGCTCCTCAGTGAGCAGATCTGACTTGTTTACTAGGATCATGTTCATCTTTTCCGGGTCCACTTCCTTTACGTAGCGCTCCAGGTCGACGCTGCGGAACAGCAGCGGATTGCGGGCGTCCACAATCTGGACAACCACGTCGGAGCGCTCAACTACGCGCCACAGCTGGCGCCAGAACTCGAGATTCTTCTCGTATGGCGTCATCAGGATCTCCTCGTCCTCCTGCAGCAGCGCCAGGTCGCGGCGCCAGTCGAGGAAGGCCTCGTTCTCGGCCCGTTCCAGCTCATCGGCGCTCGTCTCCTTGCTCCACTTGGGGCGCCTCGGGATCTTCAGTTGGTCGCGGTGCTCGTCATGCTTCTGGTGCATGCGCTGCTCCTGCGTCTTGCTGAGCAGTCCCACGCGCTGCTTGGGATTCACGAACGTGATGTTGAGCTTCTCGGCCTGGAACTCGGTGCCGGCCAGCTCGGCGGTGCGGAGGAACGCCTGGAACGAGGACTCCTCGGTGACCGAGGAAAGGTTGAGGCGGCCCCAGT includes these proteins:
- the LOC119557239 gene encoding chromodomain Y-like protein 2, whose amino-acid sequence is MATHERSCKHFRELVVKQRPGLLHINFQRRWNRRTIYELMRALDLATADTGVQLVVLSGEFCAGCDGEAESLALKQGQEKRMRQMAGQQEAVGTNDAEEQYIHERAANFVMRSLAKQLLAHRKLLVAFVEAQCLGLGLSVCSLCDLVFATPSAAFEPAFSHMDACTKVGPGWTVPHVNWLLRLGDRADASTALHSGLVASVVSDPQVFWRRMDQYSLLPTASLLATKRLLLRPWREPLLAELQSEGTPMAAQRRRLARNKL
- the LOC119557225 gene encoding large subunit GTPase 1 homolog; the encoded protein is MGKKNSGGASNLGRQLIKDRFGHTPRRKVDNDTMLHTTELQDGYDWGRLNLSSVTEESSFQAFLRTAELAGTEFQAEKLNITFVNPKQRVGLLSKTQEQRMHQKHDEHRDQLKIPRRPKWSKETSADELERAENEAFLDWRRDLALLQEDEEILMTPYEKNLEFWRQLWRVVERSDVVVQIVDARNPLLFRSVDLERYVKEVDPEKMNMILVNKSDLLTEEQRRHWAEYFDSEGIRTAFYSATLVEEELKREAETARQESFPEVQELRQAAEEIHQSLDKVENALSAIEQKLKVDKEEEAERLPQLPGDKNSPRLLSRLELIEFLRHIYTGPRHTDQHVTIGMVGYPNVGKSSTINSLMTVKKVSVSATPGKTKRFQTLFLDKDILLCDCPGLVMPSFVLTKADMLLNGILPIDQMRDHVPAVNLLCERIPRHVLEDKYGIVIAKPLEGEDMERPPHSEELLLAYGYNRGFMTSNGQPDQARSARYVLKDYVNGRLLYAMGPPSVTQAEYHTFPERQRKVVEESQLPSKQQRAMRINKSTSKELDNQFFSAKPTHVHVKGRANFPNVRLANDGSLVAGSDPAAKPWRHVKKERREKLRKKFSHLDEH